A window of the Luoshenia tenuis genome harbors these coding sequences:
- the aroB gene encoding 3-dehydroquinate synthase: MRRVLNVQLKERGYPLVIEEGLLERIGEEVRAVYPAERAFILTDRNVDAQYGAKVESALRGAGYQTAKMVLEPGEATKAFPSLVPIYSALLENKMTRTDLMITLGGGVVGDLGGFAASTYLRGIPFIQIPTSLLAQVDSSIGGKVAVDLPQGKNLVGSFYQPKAVFIDPVVLDTLPERYFKDGMAEVIKYGCICDRAFFDRLAASPTRAQLSAWMDELVYRCCDIKRQVVEADERDMGGRMVLNFGHTLGHAIEKYYHFGKYSHGEAVALGMVAITRLSEARGLTPAGTAQCIADALKAHGLPYDDPLPPMAQLLEAIAHDKKNLGARLKLILLRQIGACFIADETAAFFEKNDVDGIE; the protein is encoded by the coding sequence ATGCGACGCGTACTGAATGTGCAGCTTAAGGAGCGGGGCTATCCGCTCGTGATAGAAGAGGGCCTGCTCGAAAGAATCGGCGAGGAAGTGCGGGCGGTCTATCCTGCGGAGCGGGCCTTTATTTTGACGGACCGCAACGTGGACGCCCAGTACGGGGCGAAGGTCGAAAGCGCCCTGCGCGGCGCGGGCTATCAAACGGCCAAAATGGTGCTGGAGCCCGGAGAGGCGACCAAAGCCTTTCCATCGCTGGTGCCTATCTACAGCGCGCTGCTGGAAAACAAGATGACCCGTACGGATCTGATGATCACCCTGGGCGGCGGCGTGGTGGGCGACCTGGGCGGCTTTGCCGCCTCCACCTACCTGCGCGGCATTCCCTTTATCCAGATCCCCACCTCTTTATTGGCCCAGGTCGATAGTTCGATCGGCGGCAAAGTAGCGGTGGACCTGCCGCAGGGCAAGAACCTGGTGGGGAGCTTTTACCAACCTAAAGCTGTTTTTATCGATCCGGTGGTGCTGGATACGCTTCCAGAACGTTATTTTAAGGACGGAATGGCAGAAGTGATCAAATACGGCTGCATTTGCGACCGGGCCTTTTTTGATAGGCTGGCCGCTTCGCCCACCCGGGCGCAGCTCTCGGCGTGGATGGACGAGCTGGTCTACCGCTGCTGCGATATCAAGCGCCAGGTGGTCGAGGCAGACGAGCGGGATATGGGCGGGCGCATGGTACTCAACTTTGGCCATACCTTGGGGCATGCCATCGAAAAGTACTATCACTTTGGCAAATACAGCCATGGCGAGGCGGTGGCGCTGGGGATGGTGGCCATCACGCGCCTGAGTGAGGCGCGCGGGCTGACGCCTGCGGGCACAGCCCAATGCATTGCCGATGCCCTGAAGGCGCACGGCTTGCCCTATGATGATCCGCTTCCGCCCATGGCACAGCTGCTGGAGGCCATCGCCCACGATAAAAAGAACCTGGGCGCGCGGCTGAAGCTGATCCTGCTGCGGCAGATCGGGGCGTGTTTTATCGCCGATGAAACGGCCGCTTTTTTTGAAAAGAACGATGTGGATGGGATAGAATAA
- the aroF gene encoding 3-deoxy-7-phosphoheptulonate synthase — MIIVLKPGTQQEEIQKLTKQLEAKGVSVNPVIGTDLSILGLVGDTSKIDPTQVEANRNVERVMHVAEPFKKANRMFHPEDTVVEVRGRKIGGKELTIIAGPCSVESEEQIIAIAQEVKAKGATLLRGGAFKPRTSPYAFQGLKYDGLELLKKAREATGLPIVTEIMAPQDIEVFERDVDVIQVGARNMQNFTLLSELGRTRKPILLKRGLSATIEEWLMSAEYIMAEGNDQVILCERGIRTFETYTRNTLDLSAIPAIKKLSHLPVIVDPSHATGKWWMVEPLAKGAVAVGADGLIVEVHNDPQNALCDGQQSIKPCVFGELMQDIAPIATAVGREMAL; from the coding sequence ATGATTATCGTATTAAAGCCCGGTACGCAGCAGGAAGAGATTCAAAAACTGACTAAACAGCTGGAGGCCAAAGGCGTTTCCGTCAATCCCGTTATCGGTACGGATCTGAGCATCCTGGGTTTAGTGGGCGATACCAGCAAGATCGACCCCACCCAGGTAGAAGCCAACCGCAATGTGGAGCGGGTGATGCACGTGGCCGAGCCCTTCAAAAAGGCCAACCGCATGTTCCACCCGGAGGATACCGTGGTGGAGGTACGCGGCCGCAAGATCGGGGGCAAGGAACTCACCATCATAGCCGGCCCCTGCTCGGTAGAGAGCGAGGAGCAGATCATTGCCATCGCTCAGGAGGTCAAAGCCAAGGGAGCCACGCTGCTGCGCGGCGGCGCTTTCAAGCCCCGCACCTCGCCTTATGCCTTCCAGGGCTTGAAATACGACGGACTGGAGCTGCTGAAAAAGGCCCGCGAGGCCACCGGCCTTCCCATCGTGACCGAGATCATGGCCCCTCAGGATATCGAGGTGTTTGAGCGGGATGTGGACGTGATCCAGGTAGGCGCGCGGAACATGCAGAACTTCACCCTGCTCAGCGAGCTGGGAAGGACCCGCAAGCCGATTTTGCTAAAACGCGGCTTATCTGCTACCATTGAGGAGTGGCTGATGAGCGCGGAATACATCATGGCCGAGGGGAACGATCAGGTCATTTTGTGCGAGCGCGGCATCCGTACCTTTGAGACCTATACCCGCAACACGCTGGATTTGAGCGCTATCCCGGCCATCAAAAAACTCAGCCATCTGCCGGTGATCGTAGATCCCAGCCATGCTACCGGCAAATGGTGGATGGTCGAGCCGCTGGCCAAGGGCGCGGTAGCGGTCGGGGCGGACGGGCTGATCGTCGAGGTGCATAACGACCCGCAAAACGCGCTTTGCGACGGGCAGCAGTCCATCAAACCCTGCGTGTTCGGCGAGCTGATGCAGGATATCGCGCCCATCGCCACGGCGGTAGGCCGGGAAATGGCGCTTTAA
- a CDS encoding class I SAM-dependent methyltransferase: MPENKYDDPVFFKKYSQMDRSRQGLDGAGEWETLKALLPDFKGKRLLDLGCGYGWHCIYAMEQGASSATGIDISEKMLAVAREKTRWENVTYARMPIEAIEFAQNSFDIVLSSLALHYVPSFDTVAKRVRPCLKQGGSFVFSVEHPIFTAEGSQDWVYDDRGQIAHFPVDNYFYEGERRANFLGETVTKYHKTLTTYLDGLLNNGFELTRIVEPKPPASMMDRPGMKDEMRRPMMLIVSARRRD; this comes from the coding sequence ATGCCTGAAAACAAGTACGACGACCCGGTTTTTTTCAAAAAGTACAGCCAAATGGACCGTTCCCGCCAAGGCTTGGACGGCGCAGGGGAGTGGGAAACGCTAAAAGCGCTGCTGCCGGATTTTAAGGGCAAGCGTCTGCTGGACCTGGGTTGCGGCTATGGCTGGCATTGTATCTATGCCATGGAGCAGGGCGCCTCTAGCGCGACCGGGATTGATATTTCCGAAAAAATGCTGGCCGTGGCACGGGAAAAGACCCGCTGGGAGAATGTAACCTATGCCCGCATGCCGATTGAGGCTATCGAATTTGCGCAGAATAGTTTTGATATCGTGCTAAGCTCCCTGGCGCTGCACTATGTTCCCTCCTTTGACACGGTGGCAAAGCGGGTGCGTCCCTGCCTGAAGCAGGGCGGCAGCTTTGTCTTTTCCGTGGAACATCCCATCTTTACCGCCGAGGGTTCGCAGGACTGGGTGTACGATGACCGGGGGCAGATCGCCCATTTCCCGGTAGATAACTATTTTTACGAGGGGGAGCGCAGGGCGAATTTTCTGGGCGAAACGGTTACGAAATACCATAAGACCCTGACCACCTATCTGGACGGGCTGCTGAACAATGGCTTTGAACTGACGCGGATTGTAGAGCCGAAGCCGCCTGCATCGATGATGGACCGCCCCGGAATGAAGGATGAGATGCGCAGGCCCATGATGCTGATCGTTTCGGCGCGCCGCAGGGATTAA
- a CDS encoding bifunctional 4-hydroxy-3-methylbut-2-enyl diphosphate reductase/30S ribosomal protein S1: MELIIAKHGGFCFGVKRAVEAALDAAKAGGVYTLGPIIHNPSVVAALAKQGVQVVNAIEEIAGRGTVVIRSHGVPPQMITQCEALGLHIIDATCPYVKRIHERVVQARQSGRHVYIIGEEKHPEVMGIAGWAGEDATVLLNSQEAENIPKTQYGLAVAQTTALRSNFEQTVVVLREKVANLEVFDSICQATARRQAEAREIAQKCDAVLVLGGKNSSNTRKLFEIACQHTSRVFAIESAEEIPLAEFKPDDVVGIIAGASTPEWIIKEVVCRMSVLDMNEQVDEVMQEGAAAAEQEAVAQVDQPAEAAESEESQQDADFMQSVEETLRVLRKGQVLTGKIVQITENEVCVNIGYKSDGFIPKNEFSDDMDVDLRTVVNVGDEIDVCVLKVNDGEGNVLLSKKRVDSRKNWGTVMEMFKNNEYAEGVCKEVVKGGVIANILGIRAFIPASQLSQNYVENMQQFVGQTLQLKIIEVDEGRKRVVASRRAVLAEQAEAKKKEAWEKLTAGETIVGTVKRITDFGAFVDVGGIDGLLHVTNMSWGRVNHPSDVVKPGDEIEVLILALDPEKERVSLGRKQLLPKPWEVAEQKYPVGSIVEGTVARIVSFGAFIELEPGLDGLVHISQIARHRIDKVEDVLEVGQKIQAKVLDVNTADKRISLSIREALPEEEAPRYDDHEDSMEDSLYIPPQEETTFSLADFFPKQDD, from the coding sequence ATGGAACTGATTATTGCTAAGCACGGCGGGTTTTGCTTTGGAGTAAAACGCGCGGTAGAGGCTGCGTTAGATGCAGCAAAGGCGGGCGGGGTTTATACGCTCGGGCCGATTATCCATAACCCCTCGGTAGTGGCGGCATTGGCTAAACAGGGTGTACAGGTGGTTAACGCGATCGAAGAGATCGCCGGACGCGGCACGGTCGTGATCCGTTCCCACGGCGTACCCCCGCAAATGATTACACAATGCGAGGCACTTGGACTTCATATCATTGATGCTACCTGCCCTTATGTTAAACGCATTCACGAAAGGGTTGTGCAGGCACGTCAGAGCGGGCGTCACGTCTACATTATCGGTGAGGAGAAGCACCCAGAGGTCATGGGCATCGCCGGTTGGGCGGGAGAGGACGCAACGGTTTTACTCAATAGCCAAGAGGCTGAAAATATTCCAAAAACTCAATATGGGCTCGCCGTGGCGCAGACCACGGCCCTGCGCTCAAACTTTGAGCAGACAGTGGTTGTGCTGCGAGAAAAAGTGGCGAATCTGGAGGTATTTGACTCCATCTGCCAGGCGACGGCCAGGCGCCAGGCTGAGGCGCGGGAGATTGCGCAAAAATGCGATGCCGTTCTGGTTTTAGGCGGCAAAAACAGCAGCAATACGCGTAAGCTCTTTGAGATTGCTTGCCAGCACACTTCCCGTGTGTTTGCAATAGAGTCGGCCGAGGAAATTCCGCTTGCGGAGTTTAAGCCGGACGACGTTGTTGGGATCATTGCCGGCGCATCCACGCCGGAATGGATAATTAAGGAGGTAGTTTGTAGGATGAGCGTGTTGGACATGAACGAACAGGTCGACGAGGTTATGCAAGAGGGGGCTGCTGCCGCGGAGCAGGAAGCGGTAGCGCAGGTCGACCAGCCCGCGGAGGCCGCCGAGAGCGAAGAGTCGCAGCAGGATGCGGATTTTATGCAGAGCGTAGAGGAGACGTTGCGCGTTCTGCGGAAAGGACAGGTGCTCACGGGCAAGATTGTTCAGATCACTGAGAACGAGGTCTGTGTGAACATCGGCTATAAGTCCGATGGATTCATTCCCAAGAACGAGTTCTCTGACGACATGGACGTGGATCTGCGCACGGTGGTGAACGTCGGCGATGAGATCGATGTTTGCGTGCTGAAGGTCAACGACGGCGAAGGTAATGTTCTGCTTTCCAAAAAGCGCGTGGACTCCCGGAAAAACTGGGGCACCGTGATGGAAATGTTCAAAAATAACGAGTATGCTGAGGGCGTGTGCAAAGAGGTCGTCAAGGGCGGCGTCATTGCCAATATCCTGGGCATCCGTGCCTTTATCCCCGCTTCGCAGCTTTCCCAGAATTATGTGGAAAACATGCAGCAGTTCGTGGGGCAGACCCTGCAGCTGAAGATCATTGAGGTGGACGAGGGCCGCAAGCGCGTAGTCGCCTCTCGCCGCGCGGTCCTGGCCGAGCAGGCCGAGGCCAAAAAGAAGGAAGCTTGGGAGAAGCTGACCGCTGGCGAGACCATCGTGGGTACGGTCAAGCGCATTACGGACTTTGGCGCGTTTGTGGATGTGGGCGGTATCGACGGCCTGCTGCACGTGACCAATATGTCCTGGGGCCGCGTCAACCATCCCTCGGATGTTGTGAAGCCCGGCGACGAGATCGAGGTATTGATCCTGGCGCTGGATCCCGAGAAGGAGCGCGTATCCCTGGGCCGCAAGCAGCTGCTGCCCAAGCCTTGGGAAGTGGCCGAGCAGAAGTACCCGGTAGGCTCCATTGTGGAGGGTACCGTGGCGCGCATCGTTTCCTTCGGTGCGTTTATCGAGCTGGAGCCGGGTCTTGACGGTCTGGTGCACATCTCGCAGATCGCCCGCCACCGCATCGACAAGGTGGAAGATGTGCTGGAAGTCGGCCAGAAGATCCAGGCCAAGGTGCTGGATGTGAATACGGCGGATAAGCGCATCAGCCTGTCCATCCGCGAGGCGCTGCCCGAGGAGGAGGCGCCGCGCTATGATGACCATGAGGATAGCATGGAGGATTCCTTGTATATCCCGCCCCAGGAGGAGACCACCTTCTCCCTGGCGGATTTCTTCCCGAAGCAGGATGACTAA
- a CDS encoding lysophospholipid acyltransferase family protein, producing MWYRIFRVVVNFLAFVLCRTRVVAGADYLREVVKGRAIIIANHIHWNDPMVVAACIKRKIYIMAKEELFRNRIVAWAIGEFNVFPVKRGKADIGAIKKALKVLREDTPLLIFPEGTRSRDGELLPFFDGPASLALKTQAPVLPIYIAPYHIGGKVRLYVGEPIELAAALPETLKGAQRIEAANKLLETSVQTLKDRAEL from the coding sequence ATGTGGTATAGGATCTTCCGGGTGGTCGTCAATTTCCTGGCGTTTGTGCTCTGCCGCACGCGCGTCGTAGCCGGAGCGGATTATCTTCGCGAAGTCGTCAAAGGCCGGGCGATCATCATCGCCAACCATATCCATTGGAACGACCCGATGGTGGTGGCGGCCTGTATTAAACGCAAGATCTATATCATGGCCAAGGAGGAGCTCTTCCGCAACAGAATCGTGGCCTGGGCCATCGGCGAATTTAACGTGTTCCCCGTAAAGCGCGGCAAGGCAGATATCGGGGCCATCAAAAAGGCGCTCAAAGTCCTGCGGGAGGATACGCCGCTTTTGATCTTTCCCGAGGGTACGCGCAGCCGAGATGGGGAGCTACTGCCGTTTTTTGACGGGCCGGCCTCGCTGGCCCTAAAGACGCAGGCGCCGGTTTTGCCGATCTATATCGCCCCTTATCACATAGGCGGTAAGGTGCGCCTGTATGTGGGCGAACCCATCGAACTGGCTGCGGCGCTGCCGGAGACGCTAAAAGGCGCCCAGCGCATTGAAGCGGCCAATAAGCTGCTGGAAACCAGCGTGCAAACGCTGAAGGACCGTGCCGAATTATGA
- the cmk gene encoding (d)CMP kinase → MEQQKINIALDGPAGAGKSTIAKQLAQKLDILYLDTGAMYRALGLKAKKCGVDPKDRAKVEALLPDTRVDVIYQNGQMRVELDGENVEPAIRTQEMGMYASAVAAHPGVREYLVELQRKIALENDLVLDGRDIGTCVLPDTRYKFFITASLEERARRRFAELVQKGEKSESFEAVKAAMAQRDKADAEREFSPLSCADDAEVVDTTEMDIDEVVDFLIEAIDTRRHQA, encoded by the coding sequence ATGGAACAACAAAAGATCAATATCGCTTTGGATGGCCCGGCGGGCGCGGGAAAGAGCACCATTGCCAAACAGCTGGCCCAAAAATTAGATATACTTTATCTGGACACCGGCGCCATGTACCGGGCGCTGGGGCTAAAGGCTAAAAAATGCGGGGTGGACCCCAAGGACCGCGCCAAGGTCGAGGCGCTGCTGCCCGATACTCGGGTGGATGTGATCTATCAAAACGGGCAGATGCGCGTAGAGCTGGACGGGGAGAATGTGGAGCCGGCCATCCGTACCCAGGAGATGGGGATGTACGCCTCCGCCGTGGCGGCCCATCCCGGCGTGCGGGAATACTTGGTGGAGCTGCAGCGTAAAATCGCCCTGGAGAACGATTTGGTGCTGGATGGGCGCGATATCGGGACCTGCGTGCTGCCCGACACACGGTATAAATTCTTCATCACCGCTTCGTTGGAGGAGCGGGCGCGCCGGCGCTTTGCAGAGTTGGTGCAAAAGGGTGAGAAAAGCGAGAGCTTTGAAGCGGTCAAAGCCGCCATGGCCCAGCGCGATAAGGCGGATGCCGAACGCGAGTTTTCGCCGCTGTCCTGCGCGGACGACGCGGAGGTGGTGGACACCACTGAGATGGATATCGACGAGGTGGTGGACTTTCTCATCGAGGCGATCGATACCCGCCGCCATCAGGCGTAG
- a CDS encoding HutP family protein — translation MEHLETGSKEVARAALLISLTQTREQEKQLQSQLLEQGIRSAAADFGGEFIASVMKIVERSVVAAKRENVIDLSHHEEGAVAGATREALSQIMTKAIGLNVGGKIGIARFEDHIAVSTFFGIGLLHLNEVAIGLGHRAV, via the coding sequence ATGGAGCATCTTGAAACCGGCAGCAAAGAGGTCGCACGCGCGGCGCTTTTGATCAGCTTGACCCAGACGCGCGAGCAGGAGAAACAGCTGCAAAGCCAGTTGCTTGAGCAGGGCATCCGCAGCGCGGCCGCGGACTTTGGCGGGGAATTTATCGCCTCGGTCATGAAGATCGTCGAGCGCAGCGTGGTGGCGGCCAAGCGCGAAAATGTGATCGACCTGTCCCACCACGAGGAGGGCGCGGTAGCCGGGGCCACGCGGGAGGCGCTCTCCCAGATCATGACCAAGGCCATCGGGCTGAATGTGGGCGGAAAGATCGGCATCGCCAGGTTTGAAGACCACATAGCCGTTTCCACCTTTTTCGGGATCGGACTGTTGCACTTAAACGAGGTGGCCATCGGCTTGGGCCACCGCGCCGTATAG
- a CDS encoding BaiN/RdsA family NAD(P)/FAD-dependent oxidoreductase: MDKKRLVVVGGGPAGMMAAGIAAQNGCAVTLLERNEKLGKKLYITGKGRCNLTNACAPEEWMNNLPRNGKFMFSAFNRFNNRQVMDFFEALGVPLKVERGNRVFPVSDKASDINRALERYLRQNGVTVLLSHRVEALEMDEERVSGVLAGGKRFPCEAVVVATGGLSYPSTGSTGDGLAWAKVLGLKTEPAYPSLIPIETREDWPAQLQGLSLRNVALTARRNKKVLYAEQGEMLFTHYGVSGPLVLSASSHIAGLALNEIELSIDLKPALSLQQLDARLVRDFEKYSNKQFIHAVKDLFPQRMVEVMVRLSGIAPQKAANQLTRAERAAFAALIKALPLHPKALRPIEEAIITRGGISVREIDPKSMRAKRYPNLFFAGEMLDVDGYTGGFNLQIAFSTGYLAGVGAAQEMEN, encoded by the coding sequence ATGGATAAAAAGAGGCTGGTCGTGGTCGGCGGCGGGCCGGCGGGCATGATGGCCGCAGGCATCGCTGCGCAAAATGGCTGCGCCGTTACGCTGCTGGAGCGCAATGAGAAGCTGGGCAAAAAGCTCTATATCACCGGTAAAGGGCGCTGTAACCTGACCAACGCCTGTGCGCCGGAGGAATGGATGAACAACCTCCCGCGCAACGGCAAGTTCATGTTCAGCGCCTTTAATAGGTTTAATAACCGCCAGGTAATGGATTTTTTTGAAGCGCTGGGCGTGCCGCTGAAGGTGGAACGGGGCAACCGGGTATTCCCGGTCAGCGATAAGGCCAGCGATATCAACCGCGCCCTGGAGCGGTATCTGCGCCAAAACGGCGTTACGGTACTGCTTTCCCACCGGGTAGAGGCGCTGGAAATGGACGAGGAACGCGTAAGCGGCGTGCTTGCCGGCGGCAAACGCTTCCCCTGCGAGGCCGTGGTGGTTGCTACGGGAGGGTTGAGCTATCCCAGCACCGGCTCCACGGGCGACGGGCTAGCATGGGCCAAAGTTTTGGGCTTAAAGACCGAGCCTGCATACCCTTCTCTGATCCCTATCGAAACGCGGGAGGATTGGCCGGCGCAGTTGCAGGGGCTTTCCCTGCGCAATGTGGCGCTGACGGCCAGGCGAAACAAAAAGGTCTTGTATGCAGAGCAGGGGGAGATGCTGTTTACCCATTACGGGGTAAGCGGGCCGCTGGTGCTCTCGGCGTCCAGCCATATCGCGGGCCTGGCGTTAAATGAGATCGAGCTGAGCATCGACCTAAAGCCCGCGCTCAGTTTGCAGCAGCTGGATGCCCGGCTGGTTCGCGATTTTGAAAAGTACAGCAACAAACAGTTTATCCACGCGGTGAAGGATCTTTTTCCGCAGCGGATGGTGGAAGTGATGGTGCGCCTTTCGGGCATTGCGCCCCAAAAGGCAGCCAACCAGCTCACCCGGGCGGAGCGCGCGGCGTTTGCCGCGCTGATCAAGGCCCTGCCGCTGCACCCGAAGGCCTTGCGGCCCATCGAGGAGGCGATCATCACCCGCGGAGGGATCAGCGTGCGGGAGATCGACCCGAAGAGCATGCGGGCCAAGCGCTATCCCAACCTGTTTTTTGCAGGGGAAATGCTGGATGTTGACGGCTATACGGGCGGGTTCAACTTGCAGATCGCTTTTTCTACTGGTTATTTGGCGGGCGTTGGGGCCGCGCAGGAGATGGAGAATTAA
- a CDS encoding histidine phosphatase family protein produces the protein MELYIFRHGHTVWNGEHRFQGQTDIPLDELGLRQVACLAQRAKELDFKRLFTSPLTRARQTAQAIAQVKHLEIEPWDDLLEVDFGSWEGLKVSEAAETFPEFYDCLWKDPMNCNPEGKERLETVIARAQRVLDRCTGEFSDENIGIATHGYFSSVLMSLAIARPWEQLGDMLVRNATLSVLRWDGAKWTLPTMGDAAHLEAMDG, from the coding sequence ATGGAATTATATATTTTCAGGCATGGGCACACGGTATGGAATGGGGAGCATCGCTTTCAGGGGCAAACGGATATCCCGCTGGACGAGCTGGGGCTTAGGCAGGTAGCCTGCCTGGCGCAGCGGGCAAAAGAACTGGATTTTAAGCGCCTGTTTACCAGCCCCTTGACCCGGGCGCGGCAGACGGCGCAGGCCATCGCGCAGGTCAAGCATCTGGAGATCGAGCCCTGGGACGACCTGCTGGAAGTGGATTTTGGCAGTTGGGAAGGGCTGAAGGTATCGGAGGCGGCCGAAACCTTTCCTGAGTTTTATGATTGCCTTTGGAAGGATCCGATGAACTGTAACCCCGAAGGGAAAGAGCGCCTGGAAACGGTGATCGCCCGCGCGCAGCGGGTGCTGGACCGCTGCACCGGGGAGTTTTCCGATGAGAACATCGGCATTGCCACCCACGGTTATTTTTCCAGCGTGCTGATGAGCTTGGCCATCGCGCGCCCTTGGGAGCAGCTGGGGGACATGCTGGTGCGCAACGCCACCTTGAGCGTGCTGCGCTGGGACGGGGCCAAGTGGACCCTGCCCACGATGGGGGATGCTGCCCATCTGGAGGCAATGGATGGATAA
- a CDS encoding MurR/RpiR family transcriptional regulator — MDLTMRINSGFKTMSKGQKLIAEYILAHYDKAAFMTAAKLASRIGVSESTVVRFADALGYDGYPKLQRALQEMIRTKLTTVQRIEMTGDQDEASILQSVFKTDMANIRSTLEEIDPEVFSQVVESIFSAKHIYILGLRSAAPLVQFFSYYLSFIFENITVVTSGVSDVFEQIFRAGEGDLLIGVSFPRYSSRTVEGINFAKKNGVKIVSITDSLLSPLASQADLCLVARSDMASFADSMVAAFSLVNALIVAIGSRKKDEISQYFTKLEAVWDEYSVYLGKDRNAN; from the coding sequence ATGGATTTGACCATGCGGATCAACAGCGGCTTTAAAACCATGAGCAAGGGGCAAAAGTTGATCGCCGAATATATTTTAGCCCATTACGATAAGGCAGCGTTTATGACGGCGGCCAAGCTGGCCAGCCGCATCGGCGTGAGCGAATCTACCGTGGTTCGCTTTGCTGACGCGCTGGGGTATGACGGATACCCTAAACTGCAGCGGGCACTGCAGGAGATGATCCGCACCAAGCTGACGACGGTGCAGCGCATCGAGATGACAGGGGATCAGGACGAGGCGTCGATATTGCAGTCCGTTTTTAAAACGGATATGGCCAATATCCGCTCTACGCTGGAGGAGATCGACCCGGAGGTGTTCAGCCAGGTCGTGGAGAGTATTTTTTCGGCCAAACACATCTATATTCTGGGCCTGCGCAGCGCGGCGCCGCTGGTACAGTTTTTCTCCTATTACCTCTCCTTTATTTTTGAGAATATCACGGTGGTGACCTCCGGGGTCAGCGACGTGTTCGAGCAGATCTTCAGGGCCGGAGAAGGGGATCTGCTGATCGGCGTGAGCTTTCCGCGCTATTCCTCCCGCACGGTGGAGGGGATCAATTTTGCGAAAAAGAATGGCGTCAAGATCGTATCGATCACCGACAGCCTGCTTTCGCCGCTGGCATCTCAGGCGGATCTTTGCCTGGTAGCCCGCAGCGACATGGCTTCCTTTGCGGATTCCATGGTGGCGGCCTTCAGTCTGGTCAATGCGTTGATCGTAGCCATCGGCTCGCGCAAGAAGGATGAGATTTCGCAATACTTTACCAAGCTTGAAGCGGTTTGGGACGAATACAGCGTCTATTTGGGCAAGGATAGGAATGCAAACTAA